A single window of Pseudarthrobacter defluvii DNA harbors:
- the dpdF gene encoding protein DpdF translates to MCALRKGGSTLHSADLAAAQSAIEHWPDAANLADFHGGDSCRRLLDALQGFGNEQRATGWRDVATLVRQTLLTDHFSFGGTPQLIVPASYPWPTAEQWQDAHCDAFNVAGELLRITARHWEPSVAEGDQARIIARARIADVFRGEMTLDPTSIPADPFWRMAHAYPSYRGVAQQQAARAGVTRDGRPLLISLPTGRGKTAVVWSKPLLSSEGVTIVVVPTVVLALDMERRTREQARIKKKQLSPLNRYAYIGSLDPDVKRALRQAIRSGKQRILYTSPEAFVSGLSGAILDCAKSGLLQQIVVDEAHLVDQWGDDFRPEFQVLPGLALEASEVAPEDRKPSILLMSATVAQRQVDKLTRLFSYDGSDLELFWGSALRTEPAYFTHQFDDDETKHAAVIDAVSLLPKPLILYTTTVSDANEWADRLRSLGMARIGVVTGKSSDEDRQTAVERWRGLTAEGMSAPSRFDVIVGTSAFGLGVDVPNVRTVVHACMPESVDRYYQEVGRAGRDGRATVAVLYSGPRDRRVAANLAGATFIGSDKGWTRWRALMETAEKVEGASNLRFRVRKSALPTYLDQGYGRSAQWNIRTLTLMAQAGIIKLRTPTWCPPEKTAPEQVQALRDAFLETANDLIDFELVDGALLSREKWTESMDVERVGARAKSAASLDAVSRVIGASQCIGRILAAHYEVRTDDGGRLTTYPVCRSCPSCRADPDAATGIAGDEFGYPRLPGRRVAVDPLRSWRGKSSALFITLSGQDNAFNLLRRLAGIGVEVYYGLNSEEGLRLQAAVGSRPIIVDDDSRDVWPLAWYLEDSIVVVVGDGVPEIALQRMDLGLPTYLIGHEDLKHPVRPEMKFADLQDAVIDAAALLKEL, encoded by the coding sequence TTGTGCGCGCTGCGGAAGGGTGGGAGCACTTTGCATAGCGCCGATCTGGCGGCAGCACAATCGGCGATCGAACATTGGCCTGATGCTGCTAACCTTGCCGATTTCCATGGTGGAGATTCCTGTCGCAGGCTCCTCGACGCCTTGCAAGGGTTCGGAAACGAACAGAGGGCGACCGGCTGGCGAGACGTCGCGACTTTGGTTAGGCAGACACTGCTCACTGACCACTTTTCCTTTGGCGGAACGCCGCAATTGATTGTGCCGGCTTCTTATCCCTGGCCGACAGCGGAGCAGTGGCAGGATGCTCACTGCGACGCATTCAACGTTGCTGGAGAGTTGCTCCGAATAACGGCCAGGCATTGGGAGCCTAGCGTCGCGGAAGGAGACCAGGCCCGCATTATCGCCAGGGCAAGAATAGCTGATGTATTTAGGGGCGAGATGACTCTGGATCCAACAAGTATCCCGGCTGACCCCTTTTGGAGAATGGCCCACGCATATCCGAGTTATCGGGGCGTGGCACAGCAACAGGCGGCGCGTGCGGGCGTGACGAGGGACGGAAGGCCTTTACTTATTTCCCTTCCGACGGGTCGGGGTAAGACCGCCGTGGTATGGTCCAAGCCGCTCCTAAGTTCGGAGGGTGTGACGATCGTTGTCGTTCCGACTGTCGTTCTAGCCCTTGATATGGAGCGCCGGACACGGGAGCAAGCACGGATCAAAAAAAAGCAACTGAGCCCGCTTAACCGCTACGCGTACATCGGAAGCCTCGATCCGGATGTAAAGCGAGCGCTAAGACAAGCCATCCGATCAGGCAAGCAACGCATTCTTTACACGAGTCCAGAAGCGTTCGTCTCAGGCTTGAGCGGTGCAATCCTCGACTGTGCGAAAAGTGGCCTTCTCCAACAAATCGTCGTTGACGAGGCGCATCTGGTTGACCAGTGGGGGGATGACTTCCGGCCGGAATTTCAGGTTCTGCCAGGGCTGGCCCTCGAGGCGTCTGAGGTTGCGCCGGAGGACCGCAAACCATCGATCCTGCTTATGAGCGCCACCGTCGCGCAGAGGCAAGTCGATAAGTTGACTCGTCTCTTCTCGTATGACGGGTCGGACCTTGAACTTTTTTGGGGTTCGGCGCTCCGTACAGAACCTGCATACTTCACGCATCAGTTCGACGACGACGAGACGAAGCATGCAGCGGTCATCGATGCCGTCTCTTTGCTCCCGAAACCCCTTATCCTCTACACCACCACGGTAAGCGACGCCAACGAATGGGCTGACCGTCTAAGGTCGTTGGGAATGGCGCGTATCGGCGTCGTCACTGGTAAGTCTTCTGACGAGGATCGCCAGACGGCCGTCGAACGCTGGAGGGGGCTTACCGCTGAAGGCATGAGTGCGCCGAGCCGTTTTGACGTGATCGTTGGCACGTCTGCGTTCGGACTGGGCGTGGACGTTCCCAATGTGCGAACTGTTGTGCATGCCTGCATGCCTGAATCCGTTGACCGGTACTACCAGGAAGTAGGCCGTGCTGGACGAGACGGGCGGGCGACGGTGGCAGTCCTGTATTCCGGGCCTCGCGATCGACGAGTAGCCGCGAATTTGGCTGGGGCTACCTTCATAGGATCAGACAAAGGGTGGACTCGCTGGAGAGCGCTCATGGAAACCGCTGAAAAGGTTGAGGGAGCTAGCAATCTCCGCTTCCGCGTGCGCAAGAGTGCGTTACCGACGTACCTGGATCAGGGCTACGGACGTAGTGCCCAATGGAACATTCGAACGCTGACCTTGATGGCCCAAGCAGGAATCATCAAGCTTCGGACACCGACATGGTGCCCGCCCGAGAAAACGGCCCCCGAACAGGTACAAGCACTACGCGACGCATTTCTCGAAACAGCAAATGACCTCATTGACTTCGAGTTGGTCGACGGAGCCCTCCTCTCTCGGGAGAAATGGACCGAGTCGATGGATGTGGAGCGTGTCGGTGCACGCGCTAAGTCAGCGGCGTCGCTTGACGCGGTTTCTAGGGTGATAGGGGCTAGTCAATGTATTGGACGCATTCTCGCGGCTCACTATGAGGTCCGCACCGATGATGGTGGGCGTCTTACTACTTACCCAGTTTGCCGCAGTTGTCCCTCGTGCCGCGCTGATCCCGATGCCGCTACAGGCATCGCCGGAGACGAGTTCGGCTATCCACGCCTTCCGGGTCGTCGTGTAGCGGTAGATCCCCTCCGGAGTTGGCGCGGAAAGTCATCAGCCCTCTTCATCACCCTGTCTGGACAAGACAACGCCTTTAATCTCCTGAGACGGTTGGCTGGAATTGGTGTCGAGGTCTATTACGGGCTCAATTCGGAAGAAGGACTGCGACTCCAGGCCGCAGTTGGGAGCAGACCAATTATCGTTGATGACGACAGCCGGGATGTTTGGCCGCTCGCCTGGTATCTCGAGGACAGTATCGTCGTCGTGGTTGGCGACGGCGTTCCGGAAATCGCGTTGCAGCGGATGGATCTCGGTCTGCCTACCTACCTGATTGGCCACGAGGATCTAAAGCACCCCGTGCGTCCGGAAATGAAGTTCGCCGATCTGCAAGACGCGGTAATCGACGCAGCCGCTCTTTTGAAGGAGTTGTAA
- the dpdG gene encoding protein DpdG, whose translation MELLNISPVAILPRTMWVAYRALHATPELAKQELEDAVCPLAMRDETPGKGAHVQRAVDALLKFGLVDVAQQGESEGPMLSASVDGSLESFTRRLREGVLGSSVTDEPMPQDLTRAVVWLLSQSPLDAYDRTRADQELGGFFTNDTRWNTFRYWATFLGFGREWPLEGGGLSVDPTPAVKDALDSSKRGHLATGTPVEAQDLVRHIKSELPVFAHVDTESVETIPASLAYAFRSLQQSGRLRFENRSDSRAFIRLPAGAGAADEALFSHVTIFQVGN comes from the coding sequence ATGGAGTTGTTGAACATCAGCCCTGTGGCGATCCTGCCACGAACCATGTGGGTGGCGTACCGCGCTCTGCATGCAACTCCAGAACTCGCGAAGCAGGAACTCGAGGACGCGGTCTGCCCTTTGGCGATGAGAGACGAGACTCCAGGTAAAGGCGCTCATGTCCAACGTGCCGTCGACGCGCTATTGAAATTCGGACTGGTAGACGTCGCCCAACAGGGGGAGTCAGAGGGGCCAATGCTGTCCGCGTCAGTTGATGGTTCGCTGGAATCATTCACTCGGAGGTTGCGTGAGGGTGTCCTCGGTTCAAGTGTCACGGATGAACCGATGCCGCAGGACCTTACCCGAGCCGTCGTGTGGTTGCTATCGCAGTCGCCTCTAGATGCGTACGACCGCACGCGGGCCGATCAGGAACTGGGCGGATTCTTCACCAACGACACTCGATGGAATACGTTCAGGTACTGGGCAACCTTCCTGGGGTTTGGCCGTGAATGGCCTCTCGAAGGCGGCGGCCTTTCCGTAGACCCCACACCGGCTGTCAAGGACGCACTTGATAGCTCTAAACGCGGCCATTTGGCTACCGGCACTCCAGTTGAAGCTCAGGACCTTGTGAGACATATCAAGTCAGAGTTGCCAGTGTTTGCCCATGTCGATACTGAGTCAGTTGAGACCATTCCAGCCTCGCTTGCCTACGCGTTCCGTTCACTTCAGCAGAGCGGCAGACTCAGATTCGAGAACCGATCCGACTCTAGAGCTTTCATTCGATTGCCTGCAGGTGCTGGAGCCGCGGATGAGGCCTTATTCTCGCACGTCACTATCTTCCAGGTAGGAAACTGA
- the dpdH gene encoding protein DpdH, whose translation MTFAMNQVVCWRPDDVANTIPTEAASPSKAVLLATHTPLKVRKAGPGEPGESITEEDFLDEFLNSVPKEGVRITPVLGQSGSGKSHLVRWAEARIKPIPGRRKVIYLPKTRTSLRDVLEELLQGQTGGAFDEIRSQLGGLRESVDPEKLERRILDELAESIREAKAEHFLTKVLVGERGLYVLLHDPLFRDYLLRPGAFVPKRAAHALRGRGEDEEEIPPAFTVEDLPLSIADHANILDAGSAARLMFKRLSADTKLQTAAIEMLNEHLDVAVMRAADLGVGSVQRAFMKLREQLVGQEIILLIEDFAIIQGIRRDLLDAIVEVGVVGGVEKYATVRTMMAVTSGYYDKLDDTFRTRAEASSPVYYVDVSIDNVEDGGSQLFDFVGRYLNAARLGKTKIEASAAPLNACDGCPFRDECHATFGATRDGHGLYPYNEPALRRAIKITANPNRRDLFNPRTVLSKVVRPLLTNEASAIREGRFPSPDFLRQDRARDTNESVANRLPDLPLAVRHALDERYEGLDQVRYLATLQFWGDVSTNVHPGIYAAFSLPAADLETDGQEGPDKPEPPLGPQVVEPSPINPTLRRQLEDVDNWSKGSPLPQTVGREIRGIVRQAMVAGLDWSDPVMKDPSAVTLAKAVPDRTQISQTVSIEDSRENRAAVVEPIVWFARTPANALLFQTLLQFQHNPASAPEGLLRLREIADQHREVISARVIAASDFATEKLVAVAASLISGAALCGQMPAKPKATDYVAAALWSGQDYIRADTTRSEAWKNAEASYLAARKTVVEAFRSAVGASQGSTGSVHAIDDPRVRKIAEAARKLLTLPDLNQLPDWAVGAERKRETLEASAQLQIADWQNTVNEIRNQVPDGTSFSATVDAVTAATEVGQTHGYVKEKLPDVVAANARAKTLNFSSVTRLESALSEVEGKSGLLLALAIGGIDARDAVSIRNYLRFTVGWLDAGLIAAESQQREGVLDVDEDIDAVLSKWAGILGREEGPSDVE comes from the coding sequence ATGACTTTCGCTATGAACCAGGTTGTGTGCTGGCGTCCAGACGATGTGGCAAACACCATCCCGACCGAGGCAGCCAGTCCCTCGAAGGCAGTGCTCCTGGCCACCCACACTCCGCTAAAGGTCCGCAAGGCTGGCCCAGGTGAACCTGGAGAATCAATCACCGAGGAGGACTTCCTCGATGAATTCCTCAACAGTGTCCCGAAAGAAGGCGTCCGAATTACGCCTGTTCTTGGACAATCGGGATCAGGAAAGTCACACCTCGTTCGCTGGGCAGAGGCTCGTATAAAGCCCATCCCGGGGCGCCGCAAAGTCATCTATTTGCCGAAGACCCGCACCAGCCTGCGGGACGTTCTTGAAGAGCTACTTCAGGGCCAGACTGGTGGGGCATTCGATGAAATCCGCAGCCAACTGGGCGGCTTACGGGAGTCAGTTGACCCAGAGAAGTTGGAGCGCCGAATCCTTGACGAGTTGGCAGAGTCCATACGTGAGGCGAAGGCTGAGCACTTCCTTACGAAAGTACTCGTCGGCGAACGCGGACTCTATGTTTTGCTTCATGACCCGTTATTCCGTGACTATCTTCTGCGTCCAGGGGCCTTCGTCCCGAAGCGAGCAGCCCACGCGCTTCGAGGGCGGGGCGAGGACGAAGAGGAGATCCCTCCTGCCTTTACGGTGGAAGACCTACCGCTCTCTATCGCGGACCACGCAAACATCCTCGATGCCGGCTCTGCAGCACGCTTGATGTTCAAGCGACTCAGCGCCGATACAAAATTGCAGACGGCAGCGATTGAGATGCTGAATGAGCACCTGGACGTGGCAGTGATGAGAGCTGCGGACCTAGGTGTCGGCTCTGTCCAGCGCGCGTTCATGAAACTCCGCGAACAACTTGTAGGACAAGAAATCATTCTGCTTATCGAGGACTTTGCGATCATCCAGGGCATCAGGCGTGACCTGCTCGACGCCATCGTTGAAGTCGGGGTTGTCGGAGGCGTGGAGAAATACGCTACCGTTCGAACAATGATGGCCGTGACATCCGGCTACTACGACAAGTTGGACGACACGTTCCGCACTCGTGCGGAAGCAAGTTCCCCCGTCTACTACGTTGATGTGAGCATCGACAACGTAGAAGACGGCGGCTCTCAACTTTTCGACTTCGTGGGGCGTTATCTAAACGCGGCGCGGCTGGGCAAAACGAAAATCGAGGCAAGCGCTGCGCCACTCAATGCATGTGACGGCTGCCCATTTCGTGACGAGTGCCACGCCACCTTCGGGGCGACGCGAGACGGTCACGGTCTCTATCCCTACAACGAACCAGCCCTGCGCCGCGCCATAAAGATAACCGCGAACCCGAACCGCCGAGACTTGTTCAACCCTCGCACGGTCCTGTCGAAGGTAGTGCGCCCCTTGCTCACCAACGAGGCCAGTGCGATTCGAGAGGGACGGTTCCCTTCGCCTGATTTCCTGCGTCAGGACCGCGCAAGAGACACAAATGAATCCGTGGCAAATCGTTTGCCAGATCTGCCACTTGCTGTCCGTCATGCGTTGGATGAGCGCTATGAAGGGCTCGATCAGGTCCGGTACCTCGCAACACTGCAGTTCTGGGGAGACGTCTCGACCAATGTCCACCCGGGCATCTATGCTGCATTCTCGCTGCCCGCTGCTGATCTCGAGACTGACGGTCAGGAAGGACCTGATAAGCCTGAGCCACCCCTGGGCCCCCAAGTTGTTGAGCCCAGTCCAATCAATCCAACCCTGCGCAGGCAGTTAGAGGACGTCGACAACTGGTCGAAGGGGAGTCCGCTGCCGCAGACCGTTGGACGTGAGATTCGCGGTATCGTTCGCCAAGCGATGGTCGCTGGTCTTGATTGGTCCGATCCTGTCATGAAAGATCCGAGCGCGGTTACCCTTGCAAAGGCGGTGCCGGACAGAACGCAGATTTCCCAAACAGTCTCGATCGAGGATAGCCGCGAAAATCGTGCCGCAGTCGTCGAACCCATCGTGTGGTTTGCTCGGACGCCAGCCAATGCGCTGCTCTTTCAGACTCTGCTGCAGTTCCAGCACAACCCCGCTTCGGCACCAGAAGGACTTCTGCGTCTTCGTGAAATTGCCGACCAGCATCGAGAAGTAATATCTGCTCGGGTCATCGCAGCGAGTGACTTCGCAACGGAGAAGCTGGTTGCGGTGGCAGCCTCGCTGATCTCGGGTGCAGCTCTTTGCGGTCAGATGCCGGCCAAACCGAAGGCCACTGATTACGTCGCCGCAGCGCTTTGGAGCGGCCAGGACTACATCCGGGCTGATACCACCCGTAGCGAAGCGTGGAAGAACGCGGAGGCCTCGTATCTCGCTGCACGGAAAACAGTCGTTGAGGCTTTTAGGTCGGCTGTTGGAGCGAGCCAGGGGTCGACGGGTTCGGTTCACGCCATTGACGACCCTAGAGTACGAAAGATCGCAGAGGCTGCGAGAAAGCTGCTCACTCTACCTGACCTCAATCAACTGCCGGATTGGGCTGTAGGAGCCGAACGGAAGCGCGAGACTCTCGAAGCCAGCGCTCAACTACAGATTGCTGACTGGCAGAACACCGTGAATGAAATCCGAAATCAGGTCCCAGACGGGACCTCTTTCTCCGCTACCGTCGACGCGGTGACCGCTGCCACTGAGGTCGGTCAGACACACGGGTATGTCAAGGAAAAGTTGCCAGATGTTGTAGCAGCGAACGCTCGGGCCAAAACACTAAACTTCAGTTCCGTGACACGCCTTGAGTCAGCCCTCTCCGAGGTAGAAGGGAAGAGTGGCCTTTTGCTGGCGCTAGCAATCGGCGGAATCGATGCCCGTGATGCCGTGAGCATTCGCAACTATCTGCGCTTCACAGTGGGATGGCTGGATGCAGGCCTGATTGCCGCAGAGTCACAACAGCGAGAGGGTGTCTTGGACGTCGATGAAGACATAGACGCGGTGCTGAGCAAATGGGCAGGCATTCTTGGACGAGAGGAAGGCCCGAGTGATGTCGAATGA
- the dpdJ gene encoding protein DpdJ, which produces MTEDRWAAVPELLTRLEDLELPRLSWGIVDGFLSEDEVQGVLDDQVLQNHRSGTPGPATDEYLNHLLEGGLLHRVPSVMQARYRTRLAEGLRLFRRLRQLWVPNAKDAVGWWRSRSLLVADYRLRVAPRLYPRRDTSVSQAIDRLQHLPGWDAVQEAVAENVIDERKLARFQVDASVSVIEALHVGRTVGRIITAGTGSGKTLSFYLPALLHLALNRSSSGQTPQALALYPRNELLRDQAREALIQCRRANDALPKGARPIKIGLLYSATPYDANAFRGSYLPRGWRQTASKDGWIAPYFPCPTDGCMGDLVWTEQDRSRQVERLNCSACGSAIDHAEIALTRKSMAASPPDILFSTTEMLSRNSTSAALGRLLGWRGNSSIRLVLLDEAHTYAGLHGAQVALMLRRWRHANGQFGSPAPTFVGLSATLKDAGEYFATLIGTNRSDIEVIGPSVSELVATGREYGLVLRGDPASGTSLLSTTIQSIMLGARLLDHEPGIFGSSTFVFTDDLDVTNRLFDDFRDAEGYFNNRSNAKPRLADLRVSSDPQATARYEEGQSWDVAEQLGRLPGGLRIGRTSSQDKGVDAAADVIVATASLEVGFNDPRVGLVVQHKAPRDMASFVQRRGRAGRSLDMRPITVVVLSDYGRDRVLYQSYERLLVPEIDARSLPTRNRFVSKIQATHAMLDWLHRKLGLDVRSLLVAPTDRAKVAETSALLIRALDALLKNDADQASLREFIQRALHVSSEDSAAILWDEPRSLLLAAVPTALKGLESEWTSADGERIRPGGSPLPDFMTAALFDALNSPDVGFDLPPEMEPDEDPSMPIRQALSEAAPGRVSRRFGYRHASHRSWMAIPIEGNDLPLYDVVSAGHNLGEWTTSDGSTYLVVRPIRLRLTTPPKEIRDSSSATPIWRSAFVFPESATSEADFPANSPWAPLANSAEFTLHLAGNPLTVRRLSIGSEGEILYNDGTRKPHSIRYSHNETPAALGFELEVDAFIVRGDLGVARSLDLAEFAASPEWRTLAFRTRIEEDKRLDGWTNYFVRQSLAELYLMAYARNAIDEGERHIALRKTANGGWYKPVDDFFQAIYRSDEGAPEAAMKRVKELEQLAHTAEVNDVLDEHARLLADSDVALVTEDLLTRSVLDTFASALLAAVRQRVPGAEDSDLVVDVVLDEAQDEFRIIVSETELGGLGLLEEFQRDYASDPRRFWEVVANVCGPSEYEAVDASMRWAVNELARQDSRLAGAVSRYRAASSSAELDDAIDEIRAVLDENDGPPSHLLMSTIATRMLRPGSSRAADTATAFLASRWRELESELGVELDARLVAFHGASGSLGQSIKPLNADSAFATLWQRGSVARNVALDDWQPFATNRLRERLVLSTIVADESLIVDVSSDDWETLYLAAISRDGVVRLSVTVSQREKLSDALRTVMAIPVDVGALRVYGQLRKVDRQGRNLIAYIALVEGSQ; this is translated from the coding sequence GTGACCGAGGACAGGTGGGCAGCAGTACCAGAACTCCTTACAAGGCTTGAGGATCTCGAACTCCCTCGACTCTCCTGGGGCATTGTTGACGGCTTTTTGAGCGAGGACGAGGTTCAGGGTGTTCTCGATGATCAGGTTCTCCAAAATCACCGTTCCGGAACTCCCGGACCAGCGACTGACGAATACTTGAATCATCTGCTGGAAGGGGGCCTTCTGCATCGCGTGCCAAGTGTGATGCAGGCGCGCTACCGAACTCGGCTTGCTGAAGGCCTCCGACTGTTTCGGCGGCTTCGTCAATTGTGGGTGCCGAACGCCAAGGATGCCGTCGGGTGGTGGCGTTCACGATCCCTGCTAGTTGCAGACTACCGCCTGCGTGTCGCGCCCCGACTCTATCCACGGCGAGACACCTCGGTGTCTCAGGCGATCGATCGACTCCAACACCTTCCGGGGTGGGACGCCGTTCAAGAGGCAGTTGCCGAGAACGTCATAGACGAGCGGAAGTTGGCCCGCTTTCAGGTTGATGCTTCGGTTAGTGTGATTGAGGCCCTCCACGTTGGACGTACTGTCGGTCGGATAATCACCGCAGGGACCGGTTCTGGAAAGACCCTGTCGTTCTATCTACCGGCCTTACTCCACCTTGCCTTGAATCGGTCATCATCCGGCCAAACTCCACAGGCGCTCGCCTTGTACCCCCGAAACGAACTGCTTCGGGATCAGGCGCGCGAAGCACTCATTCAGTGCCGAAGAGCCAACGATGCGCTTCCGAAGGGTGCGCGTCCTATTAAGATCGGCCTTCTGTACTCTGCCACTCCGTATGACGCTAATGCCTTCCGTGGAAGCTATCTTCCGCGTGGCTGGCGGCAGACGGCCTCGAAGGACGGCTGGATCGCTCCTTATTTCCCTTGCCCCACAGATGGGTGCATGGGTGATCTCGTGTGGACAGAGCAGGACCGCTCTCGTCAGGTGGAACGCCTCAATTGCAGTGCCTGCGGGTCAGCAATCGACCATGCCGAGATTGCACTCACTCGCAAGTCGATGGCTGCCTCGCCACCAGACATTTTGTTCAGCACGACCGAGATGCTTAGCCGAAACTCCACTAGCGCCGCACTTGGCCGGCTGCTTGGGTGGCGAGGAAACAGTTCCATAAGGCTGGTTCTGCTCGATGAGGCACACACCTATGCTGGTCTGCACGGCGCGCAGGTCGCGCTCATGTTGCGGCGGTGGCGCCACGCAAATGGGCAGTTCGGGTCGCCCGCCCCTACTTTTGTCGGTCTGTCAGCGACCCTCAAGGACGCGGGAGAGTATTTCGCCACCTTAATCGGCACGAACAGGTCTGACATTGAGGTCATTGGCCCCAGCGTGAGCGAGCTGGTTGCCACGGGCCGGGAATACGGTCTCGTCCTTCGTGGAGACCCGGCCTCAGGTACATCACTGCTATCAACTACGATCCAGTCGATTATGCTGGGGGCTCGACTGCTCGACCACGAGCCGGGGATTTTTGGTTCCTCTACCTTCGTATTTACTGATGACCTTGACGTTACGAACCGTCTATTTGACGACTTCCGGGATGCTGAGGGCTACTTCAACAATCGGTCTAACGCGAAACCACGCCTAGCCGATCTTCGCGTTTCTTCAGACCCGCAGGCGACGGCGCGCTACGAAGAGGGGCAGTCATGGGACGTTGCAGAGCAATTAGGCCGCCTTCCCGGAGGGCTGCGGATTGGCAGAACATCCTCGCAGGACAAGGGCGTTGATGCTGCTGCCGACGTTATCGTGGCGACGGCATCGCTCGAGGTCGGGTTCAACGACCCACGTGTCGGTCTTGTGGTGCAGCATAAGGCGCCTCGCGACATGGCATCGTTCGTGCAGCGGCGGGGCCGGGCTGGTCGATCTCTGGACATGCGGCCAATCACGGTAGTTGTGTTGTCGGATTATGGCCGTGATCGTGTCCTTTACCAGTCCTACGAGCGGTTGCTTGTTCCGGAAATTGACGCACGGTCCCTTCCGACGCGAAATCGCTTTGTGTCCAAGATCCAAGCCACACACGCGATGCTGGACTGGCTGCATCGCAAACTCGGTCTTGACGTTCGGTCGCTGCTCGTTGCCCCGACGGATAGGGCAAAAGTTGCAGAAACATCCGCGCTGCTCATTCGGGCACTGGATGCGCTGCTTAAGAATGATGCGGACCAGGCCTCCCTTCGGGAGTTCATCCAACGGGCTCTTCATGTTAGCTCTGAAGATTCGGCAGCGATCCTCTGGGATGAGCCGCGATCGTTGCTGCTCGCAGCGGTGCCCACGGCACTGAAGGGCCTGGAATCAGAGTGGACGAGTGCAGATGGGGAACGCATTCGGCCCGGAGGTTCGCCACTGCCGGACTTTATGACGGCCGCGCTCTTCGACGCGCTGAACAGCCCAGACGTTGGGTTCGATCTTCCACCCGAGATGGAGCCCGATGAAGACCCTTCCATGCCGATCCGTCAGGCACTGAGCGAGGCAGCGCCAGGAAGGGTCAGCCGTAGGTTCGGTTACAGACACGCTTCCCACAGGTCCTGGATGGCTATTCCGATAGAGGGGAATGACCTTCCCCTCTATGACGTCGTCTCAGCGGGCCACAACTTAGGCGAGTGGACAACTTCCGACGGATCCACTTACCTAGTCGTTCGTCCGATCCGACTCCGGCTGACAACGCCCCCGAAGGAGATTCGCGATTCTTCCAGCGCTACGCCGATATGGCGGAGTGCATTTGTTTTCCCAGAAAGTGCCACTTCCGAAGCCGATTTCCCCGCGAACTCGCCGTGGGCGCCGCTGGCTAATTCTGCCGAATTTACACTTCATTTAGCAGGGAACCCGTTGACGGTGCGGCGACTCTCAATCGGTTCAGAGGGGGAAATTCTCTACAACGACGGCACGCGGAAACCACATTCAATACGCTACAGCCATAATGAGACGCCTGCTGCGCTGGGGTTCGAACTCGAAGTTGACGCGTTCATTGTGCGGGGCGACCTCGGAGTGGCTCGCAGCCTCGACCTGGCAGAGTTTGCGGCCAGCCCCGAATGGCGCACCCTAGCCTTCAGGACCCGCATCGAGGAAGACAAACGTCTTGATGGCTGGACCAACTACTTTGTGAGGCAGTCGCTTGCTGAGTTGTACTTGATGGCCTACGCACGGAACGCTATCGACGAAGGTGAACGTCACATAGCGCTGCGGAAGACCGCGAACGGCGGTTGGTATAAGCCCGTTGACGACTTCTTCCAGGCGATCTACAGATCAGATGAGGGCGCTCCAGAAGCGGCGATGAAACGAGTTAAAGAACTCGAGCAGTTGGCCCACACAGCCGAAGTCAACGATGTTCTGGACGAACACGCTCGCCTCCTAGCCGATTCGGACGTTGCCCTCGTGACGGAGGACCTGCTTACGCGCTCTGTGCTGGACACGTTTGCATCCGCGCTTTTGGCTGCAGTACGTCAACGGGTCCCAGGCGCAGAGGATTCGGACCTCGTTGTTGATGTTGTATTGGACGAGGCTCAAGATGAATTCCGGATCATCGTCTCTGAGACAGAATTGGGTGGCCTCGGCCTACTCGAGGAGTTCCAACGCGACTATGCCTCTGACCCACGTCGCTTTTGGGAGGTCGTTGCGAATGTGTGTGGCCCGAGTGAATACGAGGCCGTCGATGCCTCTATGCGCTGGGCCGTGAATGAACTGGCTCGGCAAGACTCGAGGCTTGCGGGTGCCGTCTCTCGGTATCGGGCTGCTTCCTCCTCAGCAGAACTTGACGATGCGATTGATGAAATTAGAGCGGTCTTAGATGAGAACGACGGTCCGCCGTCCCATCTCCTTATGTCGACAATCGCCACCCGCATGTTACGCCCCGGCTCATCGCGGGCGGCCGACACGGCAACAGCCTTCCTGGCTAGTCGCTGGCGTGAGCTCGAGTCAGAACTTGGAGTCGAACTAGATGCGCGCCTCGTCGCGTTTCATGGTGCCAGCGGAAGCCTCGGCCAGAGCATCAAACCGCTCAATGCCGATTCGGCGTTCGCTACGCTTTGGCAGCGCGGATCTGTTGCGCGAAACGTGGCCCTGGACGACTGGCAGCCATTTGCTACAAACCGGTTGCGTGAGCGACTCGTTCTGAGCACCATAGTCGCCGACGAGTCGCTGATCGTGGATGTGTCATCGGACGATTGGGAGACGCTGTATCTCGCAGCCATTTCTCGTGATGGTGTCGTTCGCCTGTCAGTGACGGTCTCGCAACGGGAGAAACTCTCAGATGCACTAAGAACGGTGATGGCCATACCCGTCGATGTCGGCGCCCTTCGCGTTTACGGCCAACTCAGAAAAGTCGATCGCCAAGGCAGAAATCTAATTGCCTACATCGCACTTGTGGAGGGGAGTCAATGA